The proteins below are encoded in one region of Acidobacteriota bacterium:
- a CDS encoding MbtH family protein, giving the protein MSQWDEDDDSIEYKVVINHEEQYSIWPADRDNPLGWNDVGKSGSKQECLDYIEEVWTDMRPLSLRKKMEEQDEAAGSSSKD; this is encoded by the coding sequence ATGAGCCAATGGGACGAAGACGACGACAGCATCGAGTACAAAGTAGTCATAAACCACGAAGAGCAGTATTCGATTTGGCCGGCCGACCGGGACAATCCGCTGGGATGGAATGACGTGGGCAAGTCGGGCAGCAAGCAGGAATGCCTGGACTATATCGAAGAGGTTTGGACCGACATGCGGCCGCTGAGCCTGCGCAAGAAGATGGAGGAACAGGACGAGGCCGCCGGTTCCTCCTCCAAGGATTAG
- a CDS encoding DUF4440 domain-containing protein, translating to MRSLLTTCCLLALLVCLGASAQGQEHLTLDPGVEPLAGLDAVYALFSRAYRQLDADLFNQIYARDALYLSPQQPIRKGLDEFVGGFRSMFEGAGERGQVLEISFRIVDRQISGGLASDVGIYTLLRREGGEIVHRGRGKFVVVALRQDDGSWLFHVDGYSGLPAQD from the coding sequence TTGCGATCGCTTCTCACGACCTGCTGCCTTCTGGCCCTTCTGGTTTGCCTGGGGGCCTCGGCACAAGGACAGGAACACCTGACGCTCGATCCCGGAGTCGAGCCGCTTGCCGGGCTGGATGCCGTCTATGCACTTTTTTCCCGCGCATACCGGCAACTCGACGCGGACTTGTTCAATCAGATCTACGCCCGGGACGCCCTCTATCTCTCGCCCCAGCAGCCCATTCGCAAGGGACTGGACGAATTTGTGGGCGGCTTCCGTTCCATGTTCGAGGGGGCCGGTGAGCGGGGACAAGTCCTGGAGATCTCTTTCCGCATCGTGGACCGCCAGATTTCGGGCGGACTGGCCTCGGACGTGGGCATCTACACCCTGCTGCGGCGAGAAGGGGGCGAAATCGTCCACCGCGGCCGCGGCAAATTCGTCGTGGTCGCACTGCGCCAAGACGACGGAAGCTGGCTTTTTCACGTCGACGGCTACAGCGGGCTTCCGGCCCAGGACTGA
- a CDS encoding amidohydrolase family protein: MASTDTGYSDESLLRMAHDVRELTECGLSPMQAIQSATQTAARLLQIDSRTGTLEAGKEADLIVVEDNPLQDIITLQDVLVVLNNGHPALNRLP; this comes from the coding sequence GTGGCCTCCACCGACACCGGCTACAGCGATGAAAGCCTGCTGCGCATGGCCCACGACGTCCGCGAACTGACAGAGTGCGGACTCAGCCCCATGCAGGCCATCCAGTCGGCCACCCAAACAGCAGCCCGCCTGCTGCAAATCGACTCCCGCACCGGCACCCTGGAAGCCGGCAAGGAAGCCGACCTGATCGTAGTCGAAGACAATCCCCTCCAAGACATCATCACCCTGCAAGACGTCCTCGTCGTCCTCAACAACGGCCACCCCGCCCTCAACCGCCTGCCCTGA
- a CDS encoding PIN domain-containing protein, which produces MIVADTGALVALIDSHDDHHEVLNNLFLKDPAAWIVPWAVLPEVDYLLASRVGGSAQEAFLFDLAEGIWSIEWGAPSDLERANELSAQYASLRLGLVDTVVMAIAERLGADAVATLDQRDFGAVEIDGRPRLLPRDL; this is translated from the coding sequence ATGATCGTGGCCGACACAGGCGCTTTGGTGGCATTGATCGATTCCCACGACGATCATCACGAAGTGCTCAATAACCTCTTTCTCAAAGATCCGGCTGCCTGGATAGTCCCTTGGGCAGTACTGCCTGAAGTCGACTACCTTCTGGCGTCACGCGTGGGAGGATCTGCTCAAGAGGCCTTCCTTTTTGATCTGGCTGAGGGCATCTGGTCGATAGAGTGGGGAGCACCTTCAGATCTCGAAAGGGCCAACGAACTTTCTGCCCAATACGCTTCGCTCCGCCTAGGGCTCGTGGACACTGTGGTCATGGCGATCGCCGAAAGATTAGGTGCGGACGCGGTCGCCACACTTGACCAGCGCGACTTCGGCGCCGTTGAAATCGATGGCCGACCACGACTGCTGCCACGCGACCTGTGA
- a CDS encoding CocE/NonD family hydrolase: MRIRESFPKGVRHIENCWIPLPDGTRLAARVWLPEDARQHPAPAVVEAIPYRKRDFMRSRDEPVHHYFAGHGYAALRLDLRGSGDSEGVLEDEYSRQEHEDVMAAFEWIASQPWCNGSIGMMGISWGGFNALQVAARRPPQLKAVIALCASDDRYADDAHYMGGCLLNENLTWGSVLMLFNACPPDPEVVGGRWRDLWRERLSEAVLFPARWMRHQRRDDYWEHGSVCQDYSRIQCPVYAIGGWADGYSNAVPRLLQGLQAPCKGLVGPWAHLFPHEGVPGPAIGFLQEATAWWDRWLQGEDNGIMDEPAYRVWMQESVPPRPFYQERPGRWAAEEQWPSQRIRPRRFRLARGQLSLQPGPAEEFLFSSPQTVGLLAGEWCAFGTDGEMPQDQRAEDGKSLVFDSPALQENLEILGAPLAELELACDQPQALLAVRLNEIFPDGASTRVSYGILNLTHRRGHQDPRPLRPGKRYRVTVRLNDIAHVFAAGNRIRLSLSTSYWPLAWPSPATSVLTLFSEGSALELPERPPREADRDLRRFERPEHGPPAERVKLRPSRFERKIERDLTSNETVYTLYNDGAELEDASLVHIPDIGLDLSYKLVRRYRIADHDPLSAQAEVEQSTSFRRGDWSVRLRLQTRLCCTKTHFRIEARLEALEGEETVFQRQWDEQIPRDGI, from the coding sequence TTGAGAATACGCGAATCCTTCCCCAAAGGCGTCCGCCACATCGAGAACTGCTGGATTCCCCTGCCCGACGGAACCCGTCTGGCGGCCCGCGTGTGGCTGCCCGAGGACGCCCGGCAACACCCCGCCCCTGCCGTGGTGGAAGCCATTCCCTACCGCAAGCGCGACTTCATGCGCAGCCGCGACGAGCCCGTCCACCACTATTTCGCCGGCCACGGATATGCCGCCTTGCGCCTCGATCTGCGGGGATCGGGCGACTCCGAGGGCGTGCTGGAAGACGAGTACAGCCGGCAAGAGCACGAGGACGTGATGGCGGCCTTCGAATGGATCGCCTCCCAGCCCTGGTGCAACGGCTCCATCGGGATGATGGGCATTTCCTGGGGAGGCTTCAACGCCCTGCAGGTGGCGGCCCGCCGTCCGCCTCAGCTCAAGGCCGTCATCGCTCTCTGCGCCAGCGACGACCGCTACGCCGACGACGCCCACTACATGGGAGGATGCCTCCTCAACGAGAACCTGACCTGGGGATCGGTGCTGATGCTCTTCAACGCCTGCCCGCCCGATCCCGAAGTGGTGGGCGGGCGCTGGCGGGACCTGTGGCGAGAGCGCCTTTCCGAGGCCGTCCTCTTCCCTGCCCGTTGGATGCGTCACCAGCGGCGCGACGACTACTGGGAACACGGCTCGGTGTGCCAGGACTACTCGCGCATCCAATGCCCCGTCTACGCCATCGGAGGCTGGGCCGACGGCTATTCCAACGCCGTCCCGCGCCTGCTCCAGGGGCTGCAGGCTCCCTGCAAGGGGCTGGTGGGTCCTTGGGCCCACCTCTTCCCCCACGAAGGAGTGCCCGGCCCCGCCATCGGCTTCCTGCAGGAGGCCACGGCGTGGTGGGACCGCTGGCTGCAAGGAGAGGACAACGGCATCATGGACGAGCCCGCCTACCGGGTGTGGATGCAGGAGAGCGTGCCTCCCAGACCCTTCTACCAGGAGCGTCCCGGGCGCTGGGCGGCGGAAGAGCAATGGCCCTCGCAGCGCATCCGTCCCCGCCGTTTCCGCCTGGCCCGGGGACAGCTTTCCCTTCAGCCCGGACCCGCCGAGGAATTCCTCTTCAGCTCGCCTCAAACCGTGGGACTGCTGGCCGGCGAGTGGTGCGCTTTCGGCACCGACGGCGAGATGCCGCAGGACCAGCGCGCCGAGGACGGCAAGTCGCTGGTCTTCGATTCCCCGGCGCTCCAGGAAAACCTTGAAATCCTGGGTGCTCCCCTGGCGGAACTCGAGCTGGCCTGCGATCAGCCCCAGGCGCTTTTGGCCGTGCGTCTCAACGAGATCTTTCCCGACGGCGCTTCCACGCGCGTCAGCTACGGGATCCTCAACCTTACCCATCGCCGCGGCCACCAGGACCCGCGTCCCCTGCGTCCCGGAAAGCGCTACCGCGTCACCGTCAGGCTCAACGACATCGCCCACGTCTTCGCCGCCGGAAACCGCATCCGCTTGTCTCTTTCCACCAGCTACTGGCCCCTGGCCTGGCCCTCGCCGGCGACGTCTGTACTCACCCTCTTCAGCGAGGGCTCCGCTCTGGAGCTGCCTGAACGCCCTCCCCGGGAGGCGGATCGAGACCTGCGTCGCTTCGAAAGACCCGAGCACGGCCCGCCTGCCGAGAGAGTCAAGCTGCGTCCCTCGCGTTTTGAACGCAAAATCGAGCGCGATCTGACCAGCAACGAGACCGTCTACACCCTCTACAACGACGGCGCCGAGTTGGAAGACGCTTCGCTGGTGCATATTCCCGATATCGGCCTGGACTTGAGCTACAAGCTGGTCAGGCGCTACCGCATCGCCGACCACGATCCCCTTTCGGCCCAAGCCGAGGTGGAACAGTCCACTTCCTTCAGGCGCGGAGACTGGTCGGTTCGCCTGCGCCTTCAGACCCGGCTTTGCTGCACCAAAACCCACTTCCGCATCGAAGCCCGCCTGGAGGCCCTGGAGGGCGAAGAGACGGTATTCCAGCGCCAATGGGACGAACAAATCCCACGCGACGGGATTTGA
- a CDS encoding CopG family transcriptional regulator: MELSKKTTILFPPDLHERLGSIARQRGVSMGELVREACAKCYGTVSVKDRLAAVKRLEALALPVSDPDTMAEESVPSPENLLP, from the coding sequence ATGGAGTTATCCAAGAAGACGACCATCCTGTTCCCCCCGGATCTTCATGAGCGTCTCGGGTCCATTGCGCGTCAACGCGGAGTCAGCATGGGCGAATTGGTGCGCGAGGCGTGCGCGAAATGCTACGGAACCGTTTCAGTGAAAGACAGGCTGGCGGCGGTCAAAAGGCTTGAGGCGCTCGCTTTGCCCGTCTCTGATCCGGATACGATGGCTGAAGAATCCGTCCCCAGCCCGGAGAATCTCCTACCGTGA
- a CDS encoding type II toxin-antitoxin system VapC family toxin — protein sequence MILLDANIFMYAAGAEHPNKQPSTALLAKVADGSREACIDCETLQEILHRYRAINRWADGRQVYDNACLIVPLILPVTESILDSARDLLDQYEALSARDALHAAVAFTHDIPRICSYDRDFDQIEGLKRVEP from the coding sequence GTGATTTTGCTGGATGCCAATATCTTCATGTACGCTGCCGGCGCGGAGCATCCCAACAAACAGCCGAGTACAGCTTTACTGGCCAAAGTCGCGGATGGTAGCCGGGAAGCCTGCATCGATTGCGAGACGCTTCAGGAGATACTCCATCGTTATCGAGCCATCAACCGCTGGGCGGACGGCAGGCAAGTCTATGACAACGCGTGCCTGATCGTCCCCCTGATTCTGCCCGTCACCGAGAGCATCCTGGATTCCGCCCGCGATCTCCTCGACCAGTATGAAGCCTTGAGCGCCCGCGACGCCCTCCACGCGGCCGTGGCCTTCACCCACGACATCCCCCGGATCTGCAGCTACGACCGAGACTTCGATCAGATCGAAGGCCTGAAAAGAGTCGAACCCTGA